In the genome of Neodiprion pinetum isolate iyNeoPine1 chromosome 2, iyNeoPine1.2, whole genome shotgun sequence, one region contains:
- the LOC124211854 gene encoding major royal jelly protein 1-like, with translation MNLILTGILAFAAWTSAVELDTVYTWKYLDYVWPNDSSKEDAISAGQYNASTTIPADLQPIGDYVFVSIPRKANNPASLVKVSNEAGDGGPLLEPYPSWDWHTSDDCSGITSVSRLATDDCDRLWIVDSGKIGTEQVCDAQIIVFDPETDEVLLREEIPSTLAHHSTNTSRGRLEIQAVKTEGDSCENVTVLIGDPEGYGVVVYDGDNMWRVENDVIFSPNLTQATASQLPQVETDNYGVSNIDIMPPSFVEEIYVTLNPLLSNDYFAVRLSELMVEDGDLTWYKSNYTSGTNVVVSRVMTKSGVLIDGHAYWPNCSCWNDRYPTSVPEGQNVTWTNITGNPYETYTIGTKIREGPDGETDFSDEEYWQLTSLQTIFNLRSVDVDVVNFAISYGNVGYLIDGTVCDLLDPQSYNRTIEDTYMFEFDG, from the exons ATGAATCTGATACTGACCGGGATACTCGCATTTGCTGCCTGGACGTCAGCTGTTGAACTTGATACCGTCTACACGTGGAAGTACTTAGACTACGTCTGGCCAAACGATTCCAGCAAAGAGGACGCGATCAGCGCTGGACAGTATAATGCCAGCACTACCATTCCAGCCGATTTGCAACCCATAG GCGACTACGTTTTTGTTTCGATTCCAAGAAAGGCCAATAATCCTGCCAGTTTGGTTAAGGTTTCGAATGAAGCTGGCGATGGCGGTCCATTGCTCGAGCCCTACCCAAGTTGGGATTGGCATACGTCGGACGATTGTAGTGGGATCACCAGTGTTAGCAGGCTAGCT ACGGACGATTGCGACAGGCTGTGGATCGTCGACTCTGGGAAAATAGGGACCGAGCAGGTATGTGATGCGCAGATAATAGTGTTCGATCCGGAGACGGATGAAGTATTGCTACGTGAAGAGATACCATCTACTTTGGCGCATCATTCCACAAATACGAGTAGAGGGCGGCTCGAGATTCAAGCTGTCAAAACGGAGGGAGACTCGTGCGAAAACGTTACG GTTTTGATCGGAGACCCAGAAGGATATGGTGTTGTTGTTTATGATGGTGACAACATGTGGCGGGTGGAAAATGACGTTATATTCTCACCGAACTTGACCCAAGCTACCGCCAGCCAGCTTCCGCAGGTTGAGACCGATAATTACGGAGTTTCGAATATTGACATAATGCCCCCTTCATTTGTGGAGGAAATATACGTAACTTTGAACCCTTTGCTTTCCAACGACTATTTTGCAGTCAGACTGTCTGAGCTGATGGTCGAAGACGGTGATTTAACATGGTACAAAAGCAACTACACATCTGGTACGAATGTGGTAGTTAGCAGGGTTATGACCAAATCTGGCGTCTTGATCGACGGTCATGCTTACTGGCCGAATTGTTCCTGCTGGAACGATCGGTATCCCACTTCAGTCCCAGAAGGGCAGAATGTAACTTGG ACTAATATTACTGGAAATCCTTACGAGACATACACCATTGGCACCAAAATCCGTGAAGGGCCTGACGGTGAGACCGACTTTTCCGACGAGGAATACTGGCAACTTACCAGCCtacaaacaatattcaatttGAGAAGCGTGGACGTGGACGTTGTTAATTTCGCAATTTCCTACGGCAACGTGGGTTACCTTATCGACGGAACGGTGTGCGATCTATTGGATCCTCAAAGCTATAATCGTACCATCGAGGATACGTATATGTTCGAGTTCGACGGCTGA
- the LOC124211855 gene encoding major royal jelly protein 1-like — MNVILTGILAFAAWTSAVELETIYTWKYIDYAWPNDSSKVDAISAGQYNASNIILADLQPVENGLMFVATPRYFNNPASLSIVSDQTGDGGPLLEPYPSWDWHTSDDCSGITSISRLATDDCDRLWIVDSGKIGDEQVCDAQIIVFDPKTNETLIREEIPYNLTHNSKNSSEGWLEIQVVKTEGDSCENVTAVIGDPDGHGIVIYNGTNMWRVENEIFAPNETDYPEDTVLSKEWGVSNFVMLPESFAVGPFVMFGPLLSNDTYVLKLSDLRSADSDITYYKSNRTLPTMVTSRSVSESGVLIGGYVGWQCVTCWNVQNPIALDYIINVTGNPSAQDTFAVKVVKGSEDGKDKYWQITSTVPKYTSSTLDVSVDNFIISFVDMDSLVNGTACEVQDTSSNHTIEDTNFAPLAA; from the exons ATGAATGTGATACTGACCGGGATACTCGCATTTGCCGCCTGGACGTCAGCTGTCGAACTTGAAACCATCTACACGTGGAAGTACATAGACTACGCCTGGCCAAACGATTCCAGCAAAGTGGACGCGATCAGCGCTGGACAGTATAATGCCAGCAATATCATTCTAGCTGACTTGCAGCCCGTAGAAA ATGGTCTAATGTTCGTTGCAACTCCAAGATACTTCAATAATCCGGCCAGTTTGTCAATCGTTTCGGATCAGACTGGCGATGGCGGTCCATTGCTCGAGCCCTACCCAAGTTGGGATTGGCATACGTCGGACGATTGTAGTGGGATCACCAGTATTAGCAGGCTAGCT ACGGACGATTGCGACAGGCTGTGGATCGTCGACTCTGGGAAAATAGGGGACGAGCAGGTATGTGATGCGCAGATAATAGTGTTCGATCCAAAAACCAACGAAACATTGATACGCGAGGAGATCCCATACAATTTGACGCATAATTCGAAGAATTCAAGTGAAGGGTGGCTTGAGATACAAGTTGTCAAGACAGAGGGAGACTCGTGCGAAAACGTTACG GCTGTGATCGGGGACCCAGATGGACATGGTATTGTTATTTATAATGGTACAAACATGTGGCGGGTAGAAAATGAGATTTTCGCTCCGAACGAAACTGACTACCCCGAGGACACGGTTCTCAGCAAGGAATGGGGAGTTTCAAATTTCGTTATGTTGCCGGAATCATTTGCTGTGGGACCATTCGTAATGTTCGGCCCTCTGCTTTCCAacgatacatatgtattaaaaTTGTCCGACCTGAGAAGCGCGGACTCTGATATCACGTACTACAAAAGCAACCGTACGTTGCCGACCATGGTGACTAGCAGGTCTGTTTCCGAATCTGGTGTTTTAATAGGCGGCTATGTCGGGTGGCAGTGCGTTACCTGTTGGAACGTACAAAATCCTATTGCACTGGATTACATA ATCAACGTAACTGGGAACCCTTCCGCACAAGATACCTTTGCCGTCAAAGTGGTAAAAGGGTCGGAGGACGGCAAGGATAAATACTGGCAAATAACCAGCACCGTACCGAAATACACTTCGAGCACCTTGGACGTCAGCGTTGATAATTTCATCATCTCATTCGTGGATATGGATTCCCTTGTTAACGGAACAGCGTGCGAAGTACAGGATACCAGCTCTAATCATACCATCGAAGATACGAACTTCGCTCCGTTGGCCGCCTGA